From Pusillibacter faecalis, one genomic window encodes:
- the recR gene encoding recombination mediator RecR gives MEHFPAPLEKLVEQFARLPGIGGKSAQRLAFFVLGLPEEEAREFADAILDAKRSVTCCPVCQNFTAGGLCPICASPKRDGSTICVVADPRDVAAMERSREYNGHYHVLHGVISPMNHVGPDDLSIKSLVERVAKGGVQEVIMATNPDTEGEATAMYIARLLKPFEVRVTRLAYGIPVGGHLEFADDATLMRALEGRREI, from the coding sequence ATGGAACACTTTCCCGCCCCGCTGGAAAAGCTGGTGGAGCAGTTCGCCCGTCTGCCGGGCATTGGCGGCAAATCCGCACAGCGGTTGGCTTTCTTCGTGCTGGGCCTGCCGGAGGAAGAGGCCCGGGAGTTTGCCGACGCCATTTTGGACGCCAAGCGCAGTGTAACCTGCTGTCCGGTGTGTCAGAACTTTACTGCCGGAGGGCTGTGCCCCATCTGCGCCTCTCCCAAGAGGGACGGCTCCACCATCTGCGTGGTGGCGGACCCCCGGGACGTGGCAGCCATGGAGCGTTCCCGGGAGTACAACGGACATTATCATGTCCTCCATGGTGTGATCTCTCCCATGAACCACGTGGGGCCGGACGACCTCTCCATCAAATCCCTGGTGGAACGCGTGGCCAAGGGCGGCGTACAGGAGGTCATCATGGCCACGAACCCGGACACCGAAGGGGAGGCCACCGCCATGTATATCGCGCGGCTGCTGAAGCCTTTTGAAGTGCGAGTCACCCGTCTGGCCTATGGTATTCCTGTGGGCGGGCATCTGGAATTTGCCGATGACGCCACGCTGATGCGGGCCCTGGAGGGGCGCCGGGAAATCTGA
- a CDS encoding 1-aminocyclopropane-1-carboxylate deaminase/D-cysteine desulfhydrase: MRDLDQFPRVKLGVFPTPLYRLEAISAKYGRNIWIKRDDLCGVALGGNKVRKLEYLLAQAQTQGCDTVFTTGGAQSNHAMLTAACAARLGMRCILLLKKRGVTDHRGNLILDDIYGAQVRFLDTDSYDDIYAEMDRLGAELAAAGRRAYHIPVGGSTALGALGYVNCVRELRQQGASVGHIVSATGSGGTTAGVLLGARWYLPGVKVTGIGVDDDPFEEIVPRLADGAAALLGRAPSGTPDDFRMVYHLGQGYAIPNPEDTPYIQELARMEGILLDPVYTGKAWSGMLRLLEAGGFPGQEDILFLHTGGAAALFAMDLA; encoded by the coding sequence ATGAGAGATCTGGACCAATTTCCCCGCGTGAAGCTGGGCGTGTTCCCCACGCCCCTCTATCGGCTGGAAGCCATCAGCGCCAAGTACGGCCGCAATATCTGGATCAAGCGGGATGATCTTTGCGGCGTGGCCCTCGGAGGCAACAAGGTCCGCAAGCTGGAATACCTGCTGGCTCAAGCCCAGACCCAAGGCTGCGACACGGTGTTCACCACCGGCGGCGCCCAGTCCAACCATGCCATGCTGACCGCCGCCTGCGCCGCCCGCCTGGGGATGCGCTGCATCCTGCTTTTGAAAAAGCGGGGCGTGACGGACCACAGAGGCAATCTGATTCTGGACGACATCTACGGAGCCCAGGTCCGCTTCCTGGACACCGACAGCTATGACGATATCTACGCGGAGATGGACCGTCTTGGCGCAGAGCTGGCCGCAGCGGGCCGCAGGGCCTATCACATTCCCGTTGGAGGTTCCACAGCTCTGGGCGCCCTGGGGTATGTGAACTGCGTGCGGGAGCTTCGCCAGCAGGGCGCATCCGTGGGCCACATCGTCTCCGCCACCGGCTCCGGCGGCACCACCGCCGGAGTGCTGCTGGGCGCCCGATGGTATCTCCCCGGCGTCAAGGTCACCGGCATCGGCGTGGATGACGACCCCTTTGAAGAGATTGTCCCAAGGCTGGCTGACGGCGCGGCGGCGCTTTTGGGCCGCGCTCCCTCCGGAACCCCGGACGATTTCCGCATGGTTTATCACCTGGGCCAAGGCTATGCTATCCCCAACCCGGAGGACACCCCCTATATCCAGGAGCTGGCCCGGATGGAGGGCATTCTTCTGGACCCTGTATATACCGGCAAGGCCTGGAGCGGCATGCTGCGCCTTTTGGAAGCCGGCGGCTTTCCCGGTCAGGAGGATATTCTGTTCCTCCACACTGGCGGCGCGGCAGCGCTCTTTGCCATGGACCTAGCCTAG